In a genomic window of Salmo trutta chromosome 32, fSalTru1.1, whole genome shotgun sequence:
- the LOC115171776 gene encoding sarcalumenin-like isoform X2 has product MVLFLGPWSVGKSSMINYLLGLKDSPYQLYTGAEPTTSEFTVIMHGEKTRSIEGIVMAADSSRSFSPLEKFGQSFLEKLIGIEMPHKLLERVTFVDTPGIIENRKQQERGYPFNDVCQWFIDRADLIFVTFDPTKLDVGLELEMLFRQLKGRESQIRIILNKADNLATQDLMRVYGALFWSLAPLINVTEPPRVYVSSFWPYDYAPDTSRELFKREEISLLEDLNQVIENRMENKIAFIRQHGIRVRIHALLVDRYVQTFKDKMSYFSDPDLVFKEIVDDPDKFFIFKSILAKTNVSKFDLPNREAYQDFFGVNPIGSFKSLSAQCSYSGGCLLDKIEKAITSELPGLLSSINPGKAPPGLSSCEATGCGDKPKNRYRKN; this is encoded by the exons ATGGTGTTGTTCCTTGGGCCCTGGAGTGTAGGCAAGTCCTCCATGATCAACTACCTGCTTGGCCTGAAGGACAGCCCCTACCAGCTGTACACAG GTGCTGAGCCCACTACCTCTGAGTTCACTGTGATCATGCACGGCGAGAAGACCCGCTCCATAGAGGGCATCGTCATGGCGGCCGACAGCTCGCGCTCCTTCTCGCCCCTGGAGAAGTTTGGGCAGAGCTTTCTTGAGAAGCTGATTGGCATTGAGATGCCCCACAAGCTGCTGGAGCGCGTCACCTTCGTGGACACGCCTGGAATCATTGAGAACCGCAAGCAGCAGGAGAGAG GCTATCCCTTCAACGACGTGTGCCAGTGGTTCATCGATCGTGCCGACCTCATCTTCGTGACCTTTGACCCCACCAAGCTGGACGTGGGCCTGGAGCTTGAGATGCTTTTCCGCCAGCTGAAGGGCCGTGAGTCCCAGATCCGCATCATCCTCAACAAGGCAGACAACCTGGCCACCCAGGACTTGATGCGTGTCTACGGTGCCCTCTTCTGGTCGCTAGCACCCCTCATCAACGTCACAGAGCCCCCAAGGGTCTACGTCAGCTCTTTCTGGCCTTACGACTACGCACCCGACACCAGCCGCGAGCTGTTTAAGCGCGAGGAGATCTCCCTCTTGGAAGACCTAAACCAGGTGATCGAGAACCGCATGGAGAACAAGATCGCCTTCATCCGCCAGCATGGCATCCGGGTGCGCATCCATGCCCTTCTGGTGGACCGCTACGTTCAGACCTTTAAGGACAAGATGAGCTACTTCAGTGACCCTGACCTGGTGTTCAAGGAGATCGTGGACGACCCGGACAAGTTCTTCATCTTCAAGTCCATCCTGGCCAAGACCAACGTGAGCAAGTTCGACCTGCCCAACCGTGAAGCCTACCAGGACTTCTTCGGTGTGAACCCAATCGGCAGTTTCAAGTCCCTGTCCGCCCAGTGCTCCTACTCAGGCGGCTGCCTGCTGGACAAGATCGAGAAGGCCATCACCAGCGAGCTGCCGGGTCTTCTAAGCAGCATCAACCCAGGCAAGGCCCCCCCCGGCCTGTCCTCCTGCGAGGCCACTGGATGCGGAGACAAGCCTAAAAACCGCTATCGGAAAAACTGA